The genomic stretch gtcattcattcaacaaacttttgctgagcacctactaatGTGCTGGGGCCTGGGCAAGGAGTTATAGAAACCGAGATGTAAAAGGCATTCATTGCCCCTGCCTTTAAAAAGCCCACGCACTCATGAGGAATCtagataggtaaataaataattagaattgACTATGGAAAGCACACCTGGAGTGTGGGGGGGTAGGAGGCATGGGGGAGTAATGAGAACAAAACTCtatggatataaagaaaaagtaacaaaagtCACTCCAGTGAACTCAGGTATAAATTGTATCTTGAAAGTCTTTCCTTCCTGTGTTCTAGCATTAAGGTTACAATATTTAGCAAAAACATAAGTGATTAATGCTAGGTACTTTAGGTGCTGAGAGGAACCTGAAAACCAGAATCAATGCAGAGGAGGTAAGTAAGCTACCTTCAGATGCTGACTGAAGTATACATTTGAGTCTACATTTTTAGCACAATTCAGATCTCCTCAAATGAGACCAAGTCACATCATCATACAAACTCCTGGGGTTTCCTAGATCCTCTAATGAAATGGGTCGATTTTCCAGGTTcggttcttttgtttcttttataggaGAGGTACTTTACCTATGTCCATGAATTCTTTCTAACATGGGATATGGCCTCAATTATTCACCTCAATAGTATTAATGAAACTTCAAGTTTTTAATTCCTCCCCATAATGATGCCCAGAGCGGCAGGTGAGTAAGCTATACTCTCTCCTTCAGAGCCAACAAGTACCTCAAAGCATCTTATCAATTAAAATATCTGAACCCTTTACTTCACTATGAGcagatgagaaacagaagagTAGATTAACCTCGAATGAGATTCTCAAATGTCCCAGGTTTCAGGATGTTCCAAAGGCGTCTCTCTGAGGCTGGCTTTCGGTCTGTTTCTCTCCTTGCTTTTCTTGCTAATGGTCCTAAATATTTGTAGCcattttccagtaggtgttttGGCTTTATTCACTGGGCTCTAAGTTCTATAAGCTCTCCCTCAGCTCAGACCCTGAGGACATTCTGGAGAAGAGTGAGAGTCTCTGGATTGTGGTTCTTTTTTTCTACCAGGAAAGGCATGCTACcccctgtgcctcaatttccctcATCGGAGTGGATTCCTATGGTCCCTTCTCTTGCTGTGATTTTTCAGATCTATAGTTGGGACCCTTTGACCTACCTTGTTGACTCGGAAAGGGCATTCTTTGGTTTCTGATTCAGGAAATTTCTTCATCCACTTTCCAACAAAGTAGGCAGCATTAACCACAAGGATTTGGGTCTGGTCACTTACACTGTTGTCGGATAAAATGTTCTCAAAGTGGCCTGCAAACAGTTTTAGGAAACCACAAATTGCACAGGGTTATTCTTCCAAACCACATTTGCTATTCGCATGCCTGTCTGCTCACTGGGTATTGAACACCTGCTAGAGCCATACGAGCTAGGGTTTTGGTAGCCcagcctccctcctttctctctatcTAAGAGAAAGGCCACAACCAACCTACCAAAGACCCTTAGGGAGGAGaatgaaaggagagaagaagggaagaggaggaaggagaacaCAAGCCACCACTTTTGAACGTCCATCCTGTACCCGACCATGGGCTAGACACTCATATACATGACAGCACATGTTtctccccatgttacagatgaggaaactgaggcttggtgggaagtcacttgcccaagatgaAACACGAGCAAGAGTGGATTCAGGATTGAAAGCCTGTGCTCTGGAATGAAAAGGCACAGCTGCTTACGTTTCACCTGGCCCTGTGCTCAGCATTACCCGTGTATCGTTCGCTCACTTCTCTCACAGTGATCCTATGAGGCAAAGACCATCATCCCCATTTGACAGtcaaggaaaatgaggctcagaaaatgAGGCCAGGGCGCTTCATAATGCATGTGGCTGGAAAGCAGTTCTGACACGAGGACAGGCCTCCACCTTCTCCCCAAATTGCAGTTATGCAGGCAGCCTGTTTGCATCAACATAGCTGTCCTCACCACCATGGGCTCAGTGACAACTGTCATTACTGTACCGCTCAAATCCCCCGAGAGCGAAAACAGTTCACTGGTGATAATCCCTTAATAAAACTATGTCCTCACATTTCAACAGCACTGACATTTTCTGCAAAGCGTTTTCATTTACCACATGTCTTGGAGCTTCATACCACCGCCAGGGACCCCTTCACAGGCCTGTGACCTGTGCATGACGGGCCCTGCACTGGTTTAaagctctgctgtcaccatcttaaaattcttaatacatttttttaataaaggaccctgcattttcattttgcactgggacCGGCAAATTATGCAACTGCTCCTGCCAATGCTATGGGATGTGTTGAGTGTGTGACAGTGTTATTGAAGAAACCTGAGACCAGAGAGGTGGGGGAGCTGGTAAGTGGCCGACTTTCAACGTAAGTCTCCAGCTCCCGATTCCAAAGTCTGAGGTCTTTTCATTGAACTACATTCTCCAGTAAAAGCCTTCAATGTATGAAGATTTAAAATCAAAGGCCGTTGGAGAGaaaacacaattatttaaaaattttaacagcaAAACTGTTACGCAGCCGTGTAAACAGGAGCTGCTCTTtgcttaaaattgttttaatttgtttaaccTGATGTTGTTACCTACACTAGGTTTTTCTTTACATATGAAGGCAAAGAAACTTCatttcaataatatatatatatatggtgtgtgtgtgcatacatggcTATGGCTACCATATATTATCTTGGCTATCACACTTTATCGGTTAGCTTGTATTATCTAAGTTGATCCTCACAATAACCATGTAAAAATTAAACTAGATAACATAGGCCCCATTGTGCAGGTCAGAAAACTGAAACTAACTTATTCAGTTACTAAGTGGCAGTGTCTACAGTGGAATCTGAGGTCTTGAATGATTCCAAGGCCATGTTCTTGCCACGTCCTCACTCTGCAGTTGTAGCATGGATGCTATCATTCCTGAGTCCTCACAGCGAGAAGGCCATTCAGACAGGAACTGTGTCTCCCTTGCTCAGAACTGTATCCCTCACTAGCCGGCAGTTACTGCAGTGGTGCCAGAAAAATCCATCACTGCTGTGTACTCCTACACGATCAGGTGTTTTGTGTTCCAAAGGGTCCCTCCCTGTATAAATACAAATGTGTTCCTGGGACGGGGAACATGAGTGCTGATTTGCACTCTGACTCGTCTGAGCTCCAATTCATTTCTAGCAAGGAGGACTACTCATAGAGAATTTTAATGGAGGGAGGTGTCAGGGGAGGGAGAAGCTCGAGAGAAGCATTGAGCAAGAGACTCTAGTAGAAGTTGCAGAAGAGACCCCAGGGCTAGCAGAGGGCTCACCAAGATGTGGATTTGTGGGACTAAGGACAAGTTTCCATCCactataatttgttttctttcttttttctatttgtacaTTTCACTGCCTAGGACTCTCTGTCCTTTTTTCCTTAATACTTGTTGCATTTTTTGAGCTAAAAGTGACCTCAGGGAACATCAAGTTATAGTCCAAGCCATTCATTTCCAGACTGGAAAACTAGTCTCACgacttgcccaaagccatacTTTGTTAGAGGCACAGCTGAGGCTCCAGGAGGGTGTGTGGCAGCTCGTGGGAGAGCAAGGCAAGTAGACTAAAACTGAAGCGCCAGGAATTTCTGCCAAGTGATGACATGATGAAGGAAAGGCCCAGAAATCCAAGTTGTTGAAATAAGTGGCTTGATAGGCGAGAATTTAGCTTCTGTAGTGAAAATATCCCAGGAATCCTCCACGTGTTCAATCTTATGCTTAGCAGAAAGATTCATGAAAAGGCAGGGTCTGTCTACTGAGCGATTTATAGCAGAATAAATAAAGAGACTTGCCATCTGTGAGATCTTTGATTGCATTGTTGATCTGGCCTTTTGTTTCTTCCAATTTGTCTTTGAAGTCaactgtttccatttcttttgcatAGGGTCTCTTGGTAGAGCTGATGAACTCCTGAAAAAAATCCAGTTCATAAAATCACAAAGTACTCACAATCTGTAGTCAAACCATTACATTGTTACAAGGTTCTAacaaaaagacttttaaatgTCTACTATTATGAACACACTTTCAAAATCTGTACCATTATGCAAATTGAAACCTCATATAGAAATCaataaattttctttgtattaaatgtttcatttcttcaattCTAGGACAAGATCAATTATTAAATACATCCATCAATTTAGTAtcaaattggggggggggggaatactTTGCTAAATGTACACAACAATTATAATATGGATCCCgatttcagaaacattaaaatgtgaatatatacatgcatgtgtcTTAGGATagaagaaatatagagaaaagagcagaaaacTCTTATTCtcaatgaaacaaacaaatactctGTAGAGGCTTGCTACTCAAGGTGAGGTCCAAGGACTGGCTTCAACTTCACCTGGGACCTTGTtgaaaatgcagaatctcagcccCGGCCCCacccacccagacctactgaatcagaatatgTATTTTAGCAAGATTCCAGGGTGATTCGTCTGGTGTTAAGTGTGAAAGACAGTACTGTGGAGAACATAACAGTGATTCTAATTCTAATGCTTGTTAAAGATACAAAACCCTCTGTCCCATGTCCCTACTGGTCTTGATTCAGGTGATCTGAAGCCAGGAATTTGCACTTTTAATAAACACCCAGGTTGTTCTGCTGAAGATGACCCTCCTCAGACCAGGCTTTTTTGCACTATTGCTAGTAGACTTGCAAAGGATATAAAACCAACAGGAGCCAAGGAAAgcagcctcaaaaaaaaaagaaaaaatcccttACAACTCTTGGTTTGGTTGAAATCATCCCAAATGTTGAATAGAGAAGTTCAACCAAACTAAACATAGCTGATTTAATGTCTGAATTCAAGTCTCCTTGAATTTCTTCAGAGCAGCTATAGCCTGAGCCAGTTGGATTCTGTTAATTGCAACCCAGCCTGGGGACTGAGTGCTGCCAATGACTGATAGAGATGGGGCCACCTAAGAGCATTAGAGCCTCAGCAAGGCCAAAGGCCTCCACTGTCCTCACTGCCAGCAACAAAATGTATTGAGCATCGCCTTAAGGACCACCTGGAGAGTCCCACGCCCAGGCCCCAACTCACATGtcgattttttttcaattccccaggtaattgttgaaagaaaaatggcTCTGTGTATGTGACTTCAAGCAGTAAGAATAAACTCACAACATCTAGTGACCAAAATCCTCAAAAGACCTCAACCAGAAAAAACAACTAGCTACTGCAGAAAGTAATAAAGCTATGGTAAAATAGGTAACTGGTAGTCAAGATTTGGAAAGCTTGAAATTCTGACCATCCAAACACAAATTGAATCAACTCTGTATTTCTAACATAGAGAATGAAACTCTATGTAGTCTAGGATATTGGCTATGtgttttaaatacagattttttaaatatttgatatactCTGGGATCAAATTAGAGTACCACAGTATTCTTGACatgattccttaaaaaaaatttttttaaatggctgaaatTAAACACTCAGAGCTACCTTGTGTAGAGATCCACAAGACCAGCctagtaaaacaaataaaaccaatcTGGGACTGATGAAAACTGTTAATTCATACAGTtaccatttttcttattgattttgaCAAACATCAGAACACTGTATACATAAACAATgagaaagagaactgaaaatgttGTCCCAGGCTGTATGCCCTGCTGTTTAATGGGGAAAGGTCTAAAGCATGAGCTGTCTTGCATCTATAGAGATACATTTATCAGCaattccattttccatttctctgagtgAGGAAGCTAAGAGGAAGGGTAGGATTTGTGAGCATttgagagggaaaagggaagccCACAagcttctttatattttgaaCTAGAAGATGTGACTGCAATTGATGCCCGCTGTATTCAACTATATCTCCACTAGGACTGGTTCATTTTAATTAGCCTCAAATCGTAAATGAGCAGCCAAGAAATGAGTTTCACTGAAAAACAGAGAGTTGTGAGTCAGACCATGTGAAAATGGCACTCCTGGGAAAAGGTTACATCTTGCTAATTGCTTTAAACCACTTACTGTGGAAGGATTCAGAGACTTGTCTACGTAGAGCCTTTTGATCAGTTTCAGTGAGTAGAAGGAACTAAGTTTGTTTACATCCGATGTTACAGTTTGAAATCCAAAGGGCACGTCTTTGACATTTTCAAAGTGAAAGACCtgtaaagaccaaaaaaaaaaaaaaaaaatccatgaccCAGGAAGCATTATCTCTTCCCACTGCAGGGGATACATGGTAACTGTCAACCACCACAGGGGGATACAGTATCTCCTGGCTCCGTTGTCCCGTAAAGCAAGGCTTCTGAAAcaacactattgacatttttagctgggtaattctttgttgcaaggggctgtcctgggcattgCAAGGATGCTTAGGAGCCTCCCTGACCTATTAGGTACCAGTAGCACTCCTTCctctgtgacaaccaaaagtgtctccagacattgccaaatgtctggggggtggggagagggataAAACTGTGCCCACAGAGAAGCACTGCCATAAAGATCCTTTTCTCTGGATTTAACGATAGGGAAATTTTGCCCTTTCTTCAAAATGATGCCTCTATTGCTCACACAGAAGGCTTTTGGAACTTGCAGAAGAGTGAAGCTGGATTATAATTTCTATCCAATTTAGAGACAAGAAGAGAGAGATTAATAGCAAGAGAGACAATCACTAGGCAGGTATCAGATTCCAGGACAGTGTCTCTTCGCCAGGGTCTACCTGGTCCCTTTAGTGGCTTTAACAAGTACCAAATGGGCTGATGTGGCATTTATGGTAGGCAACCGCCATAAACGGTGGGCTAATTTCTAAGCCACTTAAAACTAGGAGGCCATCTTCCAGACGGCTTATatccttttgttttgttcctaacttttcttttccaatcAATAGCCCAGCACCTCTTCTGTTTCACGGTACCACAAAATGTGATGTCAGCATAAGGTGATTCTCTCCTCACACTTAACTCATAATAACGGTTCACAGAGGCCACACCTCAGGGAATGTCACTAAATGGGCACATTGCACCAATGAGTCATACAGGGTCAGATTGGCTGGTCCAAGGCAGTGCATAATTCTCATGCATCGTGACAGGTCAAAGgaccagaaaattaaagaagccAGGGAACTACTGCTGAGGGAACAATTGCGTGTACTGAAAAGgccataattattattttttaagaacgGACCCACTACCAGGAAGTTTGCTTCTGTGTCCCTTCTCTTCTGGGACCTGAGAAATGAGGAATGGGAGAAGGGGTAgagattggggggtggggaggtgagagaGCAGGACAGATGACAAGATACATTCCTCTTCCCACAACTAAGGGTTCCTTTTCAAGTCCATTCAATTTCAAATCCTTCACATATTATGACCCAAATCACATTTCCTGGTCATATTTTTTGGGGATTTATAGGTATAAGATGTTCCCTTTCTAAATGCTATGAGCTCATAGAAAGACTCTGTTGAACCTAGAATGATCAACATAAGAAGAATAATGGAATGGAATTAGAAGGGCGTGTACATACATACTATCTAAAAGTAAATGGGGGATGGGGCTGggagaaatgggtaaagggggtaaaaaggtacaaacttccagttataaaataagtcatggggatgcaatgcacagcatggtgactatagttaacaaaaCTGTACTGGCTATTTGAACATGaacagagtagatcttaaaagttctcatcacaagaaaaaaagtctgtaacTATGCACGGTGATGGATGTTAAcgagacttattatggtgatcattttgcaatatatacaaatttcaaatcattatattgtatacctgaaactgctataatattgtatgtcaattgtaactcaagaaaaaaataacaaagcatgATGCTGTAAATACATTTTGTGCATAAGACAGGGATGTATATTTACGCTCTTTCTGGTTGGGGTATTGGCAGTGGAACATTTAATAAACACCATCTTGATTGATACTTACAATACAACACGTAGAAAGATGTCGGGTAACTTGCCAAAGGCCACTCATTAGTGCAAAGCTTGTGATTACCTAGCAGACCCCCAGGTTCTCCATCACAACATGGTGCCTATTCTCAAAGTGGGTTGCAGGACAGATAAACAAGCTTTCACATTTAAAAGTAGATGAAGAGAGTGCTAGAAGTGGCACAACTCTGACTCGGAGCAATTTTGACCACAGAGCCCCGTTTGTCCTTCCTTCCACACTGCCTATGTGTTCTAGTAACTCTATTCCCACTCAAAGCAGAAACAAGTTGTGGGGCTTACCTGTCCAATTTCGTTTGCTGTGTCACCTTTGGTTCCTACTTGAGCAAGTGACAGGGAGGTGGAGAGACAGATTGGAGAGAAGAGGACATTGCCTGCTGGCTCCTTTTCACACAGTTGTTTGAACAGGTCAACTGCAAAAGCTGAATTTGCCAGCTGCAGGGCGTCCATTGTGGGCCTGCAACAAAGGAGAAGCATGTGGTTGTTTCTCAAGCATCTTTAAAGTGTCCTCAATTGCGTTCTGCCAACCCAATAAGAATTCTCTTCAGACAAAGTAACGGTCTTGGGTAGAAGAGAAGAAGGAACTTCCAGTAAAGGCAATTTAAAAAGCCAGTGGTGAACGAACTTCTGAGCCAATGCCCTGATGTCTGAAAGGTCCAGCATGTGAGCTCGTCTGTGTGTACAGCTCTGTGCAGAATCTCCAAATTCAGGCCTACTCGACCACAATGGACATTGAAAGGAGCCCAGCGTTCACGCCTCTTCCTCAGCAAGTGGTCAGAACAGTTGACAGCACTGATCAGAACGAGCTGGTTTTATTTATCCATATTGTTTCAATTAGGATTTAAGTTAAACCATACGAAATTGAAATTTTGTAAGTCAAAAACAGTCAAATCACAGCAGCTTTTGTGTGATTCAGTTTACTATTTACTAGTaattgttatgggttgaattcgTGTCCCCCAGAAAGGCATGTTGAAGTCCCGTCCCTGAATACCTGTGAATCTGACCTTATTCAGAAAGCAGGTCTTTGCAGATTTACTCAAGCTGGGGTCATTAGAATGGccttaatctaatatgactggtgtccttatcagaagaggagaaaagacacagagacaaacatgcagagggaagatgatgtgaagataCCCAGGGAGCAGGCCAAGTGAcaacagagacagagattggacTGATGCTTCTAGAAGCCAAGGAGCTCCAGGGGTCACTGGaaacaccagaagctaagagGAAGGCATGGAACAGAGTCTCCCTGACAGctttcagagagagcatggccctgaCGACACCTTGATCtaagacttctggtctccagaccTGTCGGAGAATGAATTTCTATTGTTACAAGTCACCCaatgtgtggtactttgttacgacAGCCTTAAAAGACCAATACAGTAAGTAGTGCCTTAGCAGGGTACGTGGCATATGGCAATACGTAATAAACAGACGCTGTCCCTGTGTTTGATGTTAGTACATTACCTACTATATGGAAGACACTACACACAGCGTGATAAGCATCACCTGAGTCCCTCCTTCTCCAAGCCTGCATTCTCTTTGGGCAGATATGTAGAAAACACGTAGAATGAAGGGCTGCCTATGATGTAGGAGCGGTATAACAAATAACACGGGAGTTAAGGAGCGAAAGGGCAGCTTCAGCTGAAAATGTGGAGCCTGGTAAAGTGGAGAGAGCAAGCGGGACTCCAAGGCTTGTCTGAGAACTTCTTATTCCAAAGCAGACATTCCCTAAGTGGTGTCTGCTGACCCTGGCCGTCCCTAAGACCCTTTCAGTCTATCCATGAGGTCAAcaccattttcataataatacttaGACCCGATTTGTCATTTCACTCAATCTCTCACAAATATATAGTGGAATCCTCTAGAGGCTATATGACGTATCTTCTAGGAAACCAAGTATTGAAGAgatttgcagaaatggaaaacacagtgtactcttcttcctatattttttttacttttgaaaacagGTATTTTTCATAAAAACCTGTTATCCATGTTAATATGTAATTGTAACATTATTGTAATGAGTTAGTAAATAAATACTTCTAactttttccagttttaatttctaatttgcAAATACTGATAGGtataatcaacattttaaaaaaaaaaagaaaagaaaaagaaaaatagctcttTGGGATCCTCAGTCTGAAGAGTGTAAATGGGTCCTGAGATTGAAatgtttgagaactgctgttctAATGAAAGGTCTACCTATCTATCTAGTCCAGTAGTTACTGACCAATGCGGAAGGCCCCCGGGTAAATGGAGAACTCAAGGCACATCCCTTTTCTAGGAGGCAATCCAACCTGCATGGACTCTCCAGGCTCGGCCTGACCCCAGCACAGGATGTCTCTACGGAACATAGGTTGATGTTACCACCCCTGGGTGACCACTACATAGATCAAGGCTTGAAGCTTTCCCCCAAAGCAGTCAGGTACTGTGCAGTCATGTGTACAGAGAAGGAGAGCGAATAAGACACTGAAGGTCATCAGGTAGGACACGCTCCCAGGTGTCAAAGCATCACTCAAGACGAAGGGCTTCCTTCAACCAGGACCCAAGGATCTAATACAGTCAAATGCATGAATAGGATCCTAGTTTTGTACCTTCTACTTGAACAGAAATTCAAAATGCAAAGATGTAAGAGTAAGATCAAGAAATGGGTCCCTggtctttaaacattttttcagaatTCTCTCTTTTATGGGACATATGGCTTGTGTGTAGGATGGACTCATAAGGCTGTATCTTGGACCCTGTAAAAGCAAGttcattaacaaatatatatattgttgACCTGTGCATGCTCACTGGTCATCGCCAGTAACTTCCTCCTTCACTTTACGTCCTGATAAgcacagctaccgtgtttcccccaaaataagacctaccccaaaaataagccccagttaagatcttcagccagacagacacatttagtacgttatgacgatgttccagaagaagatgacatgactgtatttgaataaatggagattgttgtacatgaaaaactaagacagcccctgaaaataagccctagtggagcaaaaattaatataagacccggtcttattttcaggaaaatatggtAGGTGAACTCAGGTCAGTGTTCTCATTAAAAACCTATTACAAAAGGGAACCTGAAGTCAGGGCGGGCATCTCACCTTTCTTTAAGATATGCACCCTTATTCTTTCCCCGGGTGTGGTGTCAGGATGTGCAGAGGGTAGCGAGACAGAAATGGAAGCTTGTGGAGTGTCTCCACCAGTATTTCgatgaggaaattaaaagaaGCTTCACAAGAGGCTTGGGGAATCCGTGTAACAGACTTTCAAGACAAGTTGTCTGGCTTTCCCCAGAAGCAAACTGGGCCTCCATCACGCTGAGTTTGTCTACATCTGAAATTCAACATGAGCGACTTCTCCAGCAAATGGATAAGCCTCAACCCAGATCCCTGCAAACTTCTCAAACCTTCCGCTTGAGGCCTCATCACATTCATAATATGAAAACACACCAACTGCTCTTTAACAAACACAAGTCGTTCTTCCCAGAATGTATTTAACCACCCTCCAAGAAGAGCAATTTAAAGGATTTTGCATAATCGATAACAAACTTTACTTTTAAAGTAGGACTTCCTTTGGGTAGGAAAACCGTGTCTAAGACTTTGAAATGCTCCGCTAAGGGACTCTGACAGCAAACACCTAGAAGTggattgaagaggaaggaaatgttTGTGTTACCATTTTGTTCCGCTGAAGTATTACTCACCCATTTATTGTACGACTGTGAGATACGTTTAAGCTAAATGGCTCTGAGTACAGCTCATGGTGGTTTTAAGTACAGTTAATTACACAATACAATTAACACTGTGTTGCAATCCAAGGCTTAGATTTGGGTCCCTGTTGAAAAACGTAAATGTGCGCACACCTGACCTCTGAGGCTTTCCCATGGGTGGCAGACGCTTCCTTTCAGAGTCCCTTCCTTCATACAAGAGTCCTCAGTGCATGAGTCCAAACAGGTCTGCCATCCCACCCACGTGCTGACTAGCTCCTTTCTCAGAAAATTCTCCTTAGGTTGGGGAAGCTCACAGCCCTTAATAGTTAAGGTCCCAGTAACAATGATGCTGTTTGGTGCTTGACAAAGGTGTCAGAAAAGGTCTGGACTTGGACCTTGCTGTAGGGACAAACAATCACCAACTACATAATTAATCAGATTGTGCATGGTAAATGTGATGGGTTGTTTGGTGATTAGTCTCAAGTTACCTAAGAACACTGTGAAGAGTTAGTTGGTCTGAGGTAGTTCACGGGAGGACTTTGGCCACAGCCAATTGTCACCTCACTGTGCTGCCACAAGACACTCAAAGCATTTAAACGGATCTCAGCAATGTGAGCAATACACCCGCAGGAATATACGTCAGGTTCCTACACGGGCCATTCTGCATAGCAAATGCCAGGAAAAT from Rhinolophus sinicus isolate RSC01 linkage group LG09, ASM3656204v1, whole genome shotgun sequence encodes the following:
- the SERPINB5 gene encoding serpin B5; the protein is MDALQLANSAFAVDLFKQLCEKEPAGNVLFSPICLSTSLSLAQVGTKGDTANEIGQVFHFENVKDVPFGFQTVTSDVNKLSSFYSLKLIKRLYVDKSLNPSTEFISSTKRPYAKEMETVDFKDKLEETKGQINNAIKDLTDGHFENILSDNSVSDQTQILVVNAAYFVGKWMKKFPESETKECPFRVNKTETKPVQMMSLEATFCMGHIDGINCKVIELPFQNKHLSMLILLPRDVEDESTCLDKVEKQLNSETLLQWTNPSTMANAKVKLSIPKFKVEKMIDAKASLENLGLKNIFNENTSDFSGMSETKGVALSNVIHRVCLEITEDGGESIEVPGSRILQHKDEFNADHPFIYIIRHNKTRNIIFFGKFCSP